The proteins below are encoded in one region of Streptomyces marianii:
- a CDS encoding M1 family metallopeptidase — translation MAFVYPRLGLRSLAPAAALIVLGGAPVTGAAGHHSGTHGSPGAAGARDPYFPTLGNGGYDVRHYTLTLDYDPGSHRLTGTAEITARAAQDLSAFNLDLHGMAVRSAAVDGTPAVHTRAGDELTLRPAHDVRRGDVFRAVVRYDGAPGELTDSEGTREGWLRTEDGAIALGQPQGSMTWFPGNHHPGDKATYDISVTVPDGLTAVSNGDLRSQRPTADGQGTTFAWHSAQPMATYLATVGVGAYEITRSRPGTAGIPVYTAADRTVAGRVRELLDRVPELTNWSVDKFGPYPFSSTGVIVEREGDADYALETQNRSVFTEDSFDPATLVHELAHQWYGDSVTPRTWRDVWLSEGFATYAEWLYLEEFEDTPVRASFEDAFGSDDNWAFPPADQPGAGQLLGDPVYERGAMTLQKVREAVGDTVFFSVLRGWAATHRHGNASTQDFTAYVERMSGKDLGALWDVWLYGDGRPSRP, via the coding sequence ATGGCGTTTGTGTACCCGCGGCTCGGTCTCCGCAGCCTCGCTCCGGCCGCCGCCCTGATCGTCCTCGGCGGCGCGCCCGTGACCGGCGCGGCCGGACACCACTCCGGAACCCACGGCAGCCCGGGCGCCGCCGGCGCCCGGGACCCCTACTTCCCCACCCTGGGCAACGGCGGCTACGACGTCCGGCACTACACGCTCACCCTCGACTACGACCCGGGGTCGCACCGGCTCACCGGAACCGCCGAGATCACCGCCCGCGCCGCCCAGGACCTCAGCGCCTTCAATCTCGATCTCCACGGGATGGCCGTCCGCTCCGCCGCCGTCGACGGGACGCCCGCCGTCCACACCCGGGCCGGCGACGAACTGACCCTCCGGCCCGCCCACGACGTCCGCCGGGGCGACGTCTTCCGGGCCGTCGTCCGCTACGACGGCGCACCGGGCGAGCTCACCGACTCCGAGGGCACCCGCGAGGGCTGGCTGAGAACCGAGGACGGTGCGATCGCGCTCGGGCAGCCGCAGGGATCCATGACCTGGTTCCCGGGGAACCACCACCCCGGCGACAAGGCGACGTACGACATCTCCGTGACCGTCCCCGACGGCCTGACCGCCGTCTCCAACGGGGACCTGCGCTCCCAGCGGCCCACAGCCGACGGCCAGGGCACCACGTTCGCCTGGCACTCCGCACAGCCCATGGCCACATACCTCGCCACCGTCGGCGTCGGTGCGTACGAGATCACCAGATCCCGGCCCGGGACGGCCGGCATACCCGTGTACACCGCAGCGGACAGGACCGTCGCCGGGCGCGTCCGTGAGTTGCTGGACCGAGTCCCCGAGCTCACGAACTGGTCGGTCGACAAGTTCGGCCCCTATCCGTTCTCCTCCACCGGCGTGATCGTCGAACGCGAGGGCGATGCGGACTACGCGCTGGAGACGCAGAACCGGTCGGTCTTCACGGAGGACTCGTTCGACCCCGCGACGCTCGTGCACGAGCTGGCCCACCAGTGGTACGGCGACTCCGTCACCCCCAGGACCTGGCGGGACGTCTGGCTGAGCGAGGGCTTCGCGACATACGCGGAGTGGCTCTACCTGGAGGAGTTCGAGGACACTCCCGTCCGGGCGAGCTTCGAGGACGCCTTCGGCTCCGACGACAACTGGGCCTTCCCGCCCGCCGACCAGCCCGGGGCCGGTCAGCTCCTCGGGGACCCGGTGTACGAACGCGGCGCGATGACACTGCAGAAGGTCCGCGAGGCGGTCGGCGACACCGTGTTCTTCTCCGTTCTGCGCGGCTGGGCGGCGACCCACCGCCACGGCAACGCCTCCACACAGGACTTCACCGCGTATGTGGAGCGCATGTCGGGCAAGGACCTCGGCGCGCTGTGGGACGTCTGGCTCTACGGCGACGGCCGGCCGTCGAGGCCCTGA
- a CDS encoding DinB family protein — protein METEGARTDRLGLLLAQFDQAREMARVRLTGLGDDEYLWEPVPGSWSIRRRGEAMTPRAYGPGEWVLDKGAPDIPASEYAEVARQAAGGMTIARIAEDWSVGIERVEEVLAHTGTPEPDATPITTIAWRLGHLHSCFAGQWEWTFGERRRMPEQLVAFTPSAGLALERFWALIDRWRDSVAALTDEQLDTVGFSQYPYGSDPDEPFVSVMAGGNLELIHHMAEIALLRDPWRARFTTSA, from the coding sequence ATGGAGACCGAGGGCGCAAGGACCGACCGTTTGGGCCTGCTGCTCGCACAGTTCGACCAGGCCAGGGAGATGGCCCGGGTGCGGCTGACGGGGCTCGGCGACGACGAGTACCTGTGGGAGCCGGTGCCCGGCTCCTGGTCGATCCGCCGTCGGGGCGAGGCGATGACGCCCAGGGCCTACGGGCCGGGGGAGTGGGTGCTCGACAAGGGTGCCCCGGACATCCCGGCGAGCGAGTACGCCGAGGTCGCGCGGCAGGCCGCCGGCGGCATGACGATCGCCAGGATCGCCGAGGACTGGAGCGTCGGCATCGAGCGGGTGGAAGAGGTCCTCGCCCACACCGGCACACCGGAGCCCGACGCGACGCCGATCACCACCATCGCGTGGCGGCTGGGGCACCTGCACTCCTGCTTCGCCGGCCAGTGGGAGTGGACCTTCGGTGAACGGCGTCGGATGCCGGAGCAGCTGGTCGCCTTCACCCCCTCCGCCGGCCTCGCGCTCGAACGGTTCTGGGCGCTGATCGACCGCTGGCGCGACAGCGTCGCCGCCCTCACCGACGAGCAGCTCGACACGGTCGGCTTCTCGCAGTATCCGTACGGCTCCGACCCGGACGAACCGTTCGTCAGTGTGATGGCGGGGGGCAATCTCGAACTCATCCACCACATGGCGGAGATCGCACTGCTGCGCGATCCGTGGCGAGCCCGCTTCACCACCTCCGCGTAG
- a CDS encoding DUF5709 domain-containing protein: MSDSRADDVYQPTGDNEEQGDAAHLDLEDVLDEPDYDQILDQGYSPPERPFGVNKVGTTAAEQREGETLDQRLAVELPDVAAYDWDGIGDLPGGEGEPIDDEVGSWRAGRLVAPDEGTRPDTDKQLFASDVGIDAGAAGAEEAAVHVVFEEDGSEPYDDGP; this comes from the coding sequence ATGAGCGACAGCAGGGCGGACGACGTCTACCAGCCGACCGGTGACAACGAGGAACAGGGCGACGCGGCCCACTTGGACCTCGAGGACGTGCTGGACGAACCGGACTACGACCAGATACTCGACCAGGGCTACTCCCCGCCGGAGAGGCCGTTCGGCGTCAACAAGGTGGGTACGACCGCGGCGGAGCAGCGCGAGGGCGAGACGCTCGACCAGCGGCTGGCGGTGGAACTCCCCGATGTCGCCGCGTACGACTGGGACGGCATCGGCGACCTGCCGGGCGGCGAGGGCGAGCCGATCGACGACGAGGTCGGCTCCTGGCGCGCGGGGCGGCTCGTCGCCCCCGACGAGGGCACCCGGCCGGACACGGACAAGCAGCTCTTCGCCTCCGACGTGGGCATCGACGCGGGAGCCGCCGGCGCGGAGGAGGCGGCGGTGCACGTCGTGTTCGAGGAGGACGGCAGCGAACCCTACGACGACGGGCCGTGA
- a CDS encoding GTP-binding protein: protein MGSAPASESEDVYLRPGVQTAVKILVVGHFAVGKTTYVGTLSEIRPLRTEEVMTEAGALVDDLAGTHDKTTTTVALDFGRLTLSDTLVLYLFGTPGQQRFTELWRDMTRGALGALVLADTRRLQHSFDVMGVLEELGLPYAVALNEFDGGPRHTLSEVREALDLLPETPLVRCDARDRDSSTRALVSLVEHLLTRMSELEHA from the coding sequence ATGGGCTCCGCGCCCGCCTCTGAGTCCGAAGACGTCTATCTCCGACCGGGCGTGCAGACCGCGGTCAAGATCCTGGTGGTCGGCCACTTCGCGGTCGGCAAGACCACCTACGTGGGGACGTTGTCCGAGATCCGTCCGCTGCGCACCGAGGAGGTGATGACCGAGGCAGGCGCCCTGGTCGACGACCTCGCGGGCACCCATGACAAGACGACCACCACGGTGGCCCTCGACTTCGGCCGCCTCACGCTCAGCGACACTCTTGTGCTGTACCTCTTCGGCACCCCCGGGCAGCAGCGGTTCACCGAGCTCTGGCGTGACATGACCCGGGGCGCACTCGGGGCACTCGTCCTGGCAGACACCCGCCGCCTTCAGCATTCGTTCGACGTCATGGGCGTCCTGGAGGAACTCGGCCTGCCCTACGCGGTCGCCCTCAACGAGTTCGACGGTGGACCCCGGCACACGCTGAGCGAGGTGCGCGAGGCCCTCGATCTGCTGCCGGAAACCCCCCTCGTCCGCTGTGACGCCCGCGACCGCGACTCCTCGACCCGGGCACTGGTCTCCCTCGTCGAGCACCTGCTGACCCGCATGAGCGAACTGGAGCACGCATGA
- a CDS encoding roadblock/LC7 domain-containing protein, translated as MIEPRNSDVGWMLDEVLKVPEALHAILLSSDGMLRAHSADIGRDDAERLAAGLSGLQSISRSTAEFCGHDDSPWRQTLIEFAHGYVFLVAAGEGAYLAVSTTENVDMEAVTYRMHKLVDRLGKEMTSPARHGTGIRA; from the coding sequence ATGATCGAGCCCAGGAACAGCGATGTGGGCTGGATGCTCGATGAGGTCCTGAAGGTGCCCGAGGCCCTGCACGCGATCCTGCTCTCGTCGGACGGCATGCTCCGGGCCCACTCCGCGGACATCGGCAGGGACGATGCCGAGCGGCTGGCGGCCGGACTCTCCGGCCTGCAGTCCATCAGCCGCAGTACGGCCGAGTTCTGCGGTCACGACGACAGCCCCTGGCGGCAGACCCTCATCGAGTTCGCCCACGGCTACGTGTTCCTCGTCGCCGCCGGCGAGGGCGCCTACCTCGCGGTCTCCACGACGGAGAACGTGGACATGGAGGCGGTCACGTACCGCATGCACAAACTGGTCGACCGGCTCGGCAAGGAGATGACCAGTCCGGCGCGGCATGGAACCGGCATCCGGGCATGA
- a CDS encoding cytochrome P450, which produces MTPESTPDPESGCPRHELLYGPGFAADPAAAYRRMRQAGPTAPVELSPGVRATLVTGYDAALHVLRSPEKFSKDSRRWRDMADGTVPADSPVAPMMAYRPNALLTDGPEHRRLREAITDSLGGVEPSALRGYVGQSADTLIDRIALDGEADLLGAYARPLPLLVLNQLFGCPPEYGDRLVEGMAGIFELVDAEKANELLTRTVGDLIALKRETPGKDVTSRLIAHPARLTDEELVHTLVLLMGAGTEPEQNLIANSLRLLLSDDRFAGSLSGGSLPVEDALDEVLWTDPPMANYGVHFPVHDVVYEGTLLKEGHPVVISFAAANTDPALVVDQRTGNRAHLAWSAGPHSCPAQGAARLIAAVAIEKLLDRLPDMELAVPVGDLEWRQGPFHRALAALPVRFQPVAVTRSEEDERPAGDGGSTGPGRHASAPPGGRRSAPVATAPKSRWARLLAWWWGE; this is translated from the coding sequence ATGACCCCTGAATCGACGCCCGACCCCGAGTCCGGCTGCCCCCGCCACGAGCTGCTGTACGGGCCCGGCTTCGCAGCGGATCCGGCCGCCGCCTACCGGCGCATGCGGCAGGCCGGACCGACCGCCCCGGTCGAGCTGTCACCCGGGGTGCGAGCCACCCTCGTCACCGGCTACGACGCCGCACTCCACGTGCTGCGCAGTCCCGAGAAGTTCTCGAAGGACTCCCGCCGCTGGCGCGACATGGCCGACGGCACCGTGCCTGCGGACAGCCCGGTCGCGCCGATGATGGCCTACCGGCCGAACGCCCTGCTGACCGACGGGCCGGAGCACCGGCGGTTGCGCGAGGCGATCACGGACAGCCTGGGGGGCGTGGAGCCCAGCGCCCTGCGCGGCTATGTCGGGCAGAGCGCCGACACGCTCATCGACCGAATCGCCCTGGACGGGGAGGCGGACCTGCTCGGCGCGTACGCCCGGCCCCTGCCGCTTCTGGTGCTCAACCAGCTCTTCGGCTGCCCGCCTGAGTACGGCGACCGCCTGGTCGAGGGAATGGCCGGCATCTTCGAACTCGTCGACGCCGAGAAGGCGAACGAGCTCCTCACCCGAACCGTCGGCGACCTGATCGCGCTCAAACGCGAGACTCCGGGGAAGGACGTGACCTCCCGGCTCATCGCCCATCCCGCGCGGCTGACGGACGAGGAACTCGTCCACACCCTGGTCCTGCTCATGGGCGCCGGCACCGAACCCGAGCAGAACCTGATCGCGAACAGCCTGCGCCTGCTGCTGTCGGACGACCGGTTCGCGGGCAGTCTGTCGGGCGGCAGCCTGCCCGTGGAGGACGCCCTCGACGAAGTGCTGTGGACCGACCCTCCCATGGCGAACTACGGCGTCCACTTCCCGGTGCACGACGTCGTGTACGAAGGGACCCTGCTCAAGGAGGGCCACCCTGTCGTCATCAGCTTCGCCGCCGCGAACACGGACCCCGCCCTGGTGGTCGATCAGCGCACCGGCAACCGCGCCCACCTGGCGTGGAGCGCAGGCCCGCATTCCTGTCCCGCACAGGGCGCGGCCCGGCTGATCGCCGCCGTGGCCATCGAGAAGCTCCTCGACCGGCTTCCCGACATGGAACTCGCCGTGCCGGTCGGGGATCTCGAGTGGCGGCAGGGCCCCTTCCACCGCGCGCTCGCCGCTCTGCCCGTGCGTTTCCAGCCCGTCGCCGTCACCCGCTCCGAAGAGGATGAGCGGCCTGCGGGTGACGGCGGGTCCACGGGGCCGGGCAGGCACGCCTCCGCACCGCCCGGAGGGCGCCGGAGTGCGCCGGTGGCCACTGCGCCCAAGAGCCGCTGGGCCCGGCTGCTGGCCTGGTGGTGGGGCGAGTGA
- a CDS encoding cytochrome P450 family protein, producing the protein MRERGPVARVELPDAVGAFAVSSPELLKRLLTDVRVSKDPRRHWPLWINGQISPDWPLFTWVAVQNMFTAYGSEHKRLRTLISSAFTARRTAALRPRIEEITGKLLDRVAEVGRHGEVVDLREEFCYPLPIQVISELFGLPRDKAVDMREVVDSLFHTSAEPDEVTANHARLYAVMGELVEAKRESPGDDLTTHLLAARDDGSSAGLSEQELLDTLVLMIGAGHETTVNLIDNAVHALLTHPEQLAHIRAGRATWDDAVEETLRADAPVASLPLRYAVEDIELGELGGPQGTVIRAGEAILAAYAAAGRDPERYGKDADRFDVTRVDKDHLAFGYGVHHCLGAPLGRLEARIALPALFGRFPGLTLAAPSEELLPVESFISNGHQSLPVRLT; encoded by the coding sequence ATGCGTGAGAGAGGGCCGGTGGCGCGCGTCGAACTCCCCGACGCGGTGGGAGCGTTCGCGGTCAGCAGTCCCGAACTCCTCAAGCGGCTGCTCACCGACGTGCGGGTGTCCAAGGATCCGCGCCGGCACTGGCCGCTCTGGATCAACGGACAGATCTCGCCGGACTGGCCGCTGTTCACCTGGGTCGCCGTGCAGAACATGTTCACCGCCTACGGCAGTGAGCACAAGCGCTTGCGCACCCTGATCTCCAGCGCCTTCACCGCGCGGCGGACGGCCGCGCTGCGACCGCGCATCGAGGAGATCACCGGCAAGCTGCTGGACCGTGTCGCCGAGGTCGGGAGGCACGGTGAGGTGGTCGATCTGCGCGAGGAGTTCTGCTACCCGCTGCCGATCCAGGTGATCAGTGAGCTGTTCGGTCTGCCCCGCGACAAGGCCGTGGACATGCGAGAGGTCGTGGACAGTCTCTTCCACACCTCCGCGGAGCCCGACGAGGTCACCGCCAACCACGCGCGTCTCTACGCCGTGATGGGGGAACTCGTCGAGGCCAAGCGGGAGTCGCCCGGTGACGACCTGACCACCCACCTCCTCGCTGCCCGCGACGACGGGAGCAGCGCCGGGCTCAGTGAACAGGAACTGCTCGACACCCTGGTGCTCATGATCGGTGCGGGCCACGAGACCACGGTCAACCTCATCGACAACGCCGTGCACGCCCTGCTGACCCACCCCGAGCAGCTCGCGCACATCCGTGCGGGCCGGGCCACGTGGGACGACGCCGTCGAAGAGACCCTGCGTGCGGACGCGCCGGTGGCCAGTCTGCCGTTGCGGTACGCCGTGGAGGACATCGAGCTCGGTGAACTCGGAGGCCCGCAAGGGACGGTGATCCGCGCGGGAGAGGCCATCCTCGCCGCCTACGCTGCTGCGGGGCGCGATCCCGAGCGGTACGGGAAAGACGCCGATCGGTTCGACGTCACCCGGGTCGACAAGGATCACCTGGCCTTCGGGTACGGGGTGCACCACTGCCTCGGCGCCCCGCTGGGCCGCCTGGAGGCCCGCATCGCACTTCCCGCGCTGTTCGGACGCTTCCCCGGGCTCACTCTCGCCGCGCCCTCGGAGGAACTGCTGCCCGTGGAGTCGTTCATCTCCAACGGCCACCAGTCCCTCCCCGTACGCCTGACCTGA
- a CDS encoding glyceraldehyde-3-phosphate dehydrogenase, whose translation MTVNEDSFTNWKHREEIAESMIPIIGKLHRERDVTVLLHSRSLVNKSVVSILKTHRFARQIAGEELSVTETLPFLQALTELDLGPSQIDIGMLAATYRTDGRGLSVEDFTAEAVAGATGDNKIERRQPRDVVLYGFGRIGRLVARLLIEKAGSGNGLRLRAIVVRRGGDQDIVKRASLLRRDSIHGQFQGTITVDEANSTIVANGNEIKVIYAGDPSEVDYTAYGIKDAILIDNTGKWRDREGLSTHLRPGIDKVVLTAPGKGDVPNIVHGVNHDTIKPDEQILSCASCTTNAIVPPLKAMADEYGVLRGHVETVHSFTNDQNLLDNYHKADRRGRSAPLNMVITETGAASAVAKALPDLKAPITGSSIRVPVPDVSIAILSLRLGRETTREEVLDYLRHVSLTSPLKRQIDFITAPDAVSNDFIGSRHASIVDAGATKVDGDSAILYLWYDNEFGYSCQVIRVVQHVSGVEYPTYPAPVA comes from the coding sequence GTGACTGTCAACGAGGACTCGTTCACAAACTGGAAGCATCGCGAGGAGATCGCGGAGTCGATGATCCCGATCATCGGGAAGCTGCACCGTGAGCGGGACGTCACCGTCCTGCTGCACAGCCGCTCCCTGGTGAACAAGTCGGTGGTCAGCATCCTGAAGACCCATCGATTCGCCCGCCAGATCGCCGGCGAGGAGCTCTCGGTCACCGAGACGCTTCCCTTCCTGCAGGCCCTCACCGAGCTCGACCTCGGGCCTTCCCAGATCGACATCGGCATGCTCGCCGCCACGTACCGGACCGACGGCCGTGGTCTCTCGGTGGAGGACTTCACCGCGGAGGCCGTCGCCGGTGCCACGGGCGACAACAAGATCGAGCGCCGTCAGCCGCGCGACGTGGTGCTGTACGGCTTCGGCCGCATCGGCCGGCTCGTCGCCCGTCTGCTCATCGAGAAGGCCGGCTCCGGCAACGGCCTCCGGCTGCGCGCGATCGTCGTCCGCCGGGGCGGTGACCAGGACATCGTCAAGCGTGCGTCGCTGCTGCGCCGGGACTCGATCCACGGCCAGTTCCAGGGCACGATCACCGTGGACGAGGCGAACAGCACGATCGTCGCCAACGGCAACGAGATCAAGGTCATCTACGCCGGCGACCCGTCGGAGGTCGACTACACGGCCTACGGCATCAAGGACGCCATCCTCATCGACAACACGGGCAAGTGGCGGGACCGCGAGGGCCTGTCGACGCATCTCCGCCCCGGTATCGACAAGGTCGTCCTGACCGCCCCGGGCAAGGGCGACGTCCCGAACATCGTGCACGGCGTCAACCACGACACGATCAAGCCGGACGAGCAGATCCTCTCCTGCGCGTCCTGCACCACCAACGCGATCGTCCCGCCGCTGAAGGCCATGGCGGACGAGTACGGTGTCCTGCGGGGTCACGTGGAGACCGTCCACTCGTTCACCAACGACCAGAACCTGCTGGACAATTACCACAAGGCCGACCGTCGTGGCCGTTCCGCGCCGCTCAACATGGTCATCACCGAGACCGGCGCCGCCTCCGCCGTGGCCAAGGCGCTGCCCGACCTCAAGGCGCCGATCACCGGCAGCTCGATCCGCGTCCCCGTCCCGGACGTCTCGATCGCGATCCTGAGCCTGCGGCTCGGCCGCGAGACCACGCGCGAGGAAGTCCTGGACTACCTCCGCCACGTGTCGCTGACCTCGCCGTTGAAGCGCCAGATCGACTTCATCACCGCGCCCGACGCCGTCTCCAACGACTTCATCGGCTCGCGCCACGCGTCGATCGTCGACGCCGGAGCCACGAAGGTCGACGGCGACAGCGCGATCCTCTACCTCTGGTACGACAACGAGTTCGGCTACTCGTGCCAGGTGATCCGCGTCGTCCAGCATGTCTCCGGGGTGGAGTACCCGACCTACCCGGCGCCGGTGGCCTGA
- a CDS encoding DUF742 domain-containing protein has translation MTPPRSRPGGRLVRPYVVTEGRAHPSRGTLDLVTLLIAAVGPSLAGLGPEKRRIAELCRPGALSVAEVAGHLSLPVSVTKVLVADLLDSGHIVTLAPVPAALPSDARILQEVLDGLRARL, from the coding sequence ATGACTCCCCCGAGGAGCCGCCCCGGCGGAAGGCTGGTACGGCCCTACGTGGTCACGGAGGGCCGCGCTCACCCGAGCCGCGGCACCCTTGACCTCGTCACCCTCCTGATCGCCGCCGTGGGGCCGTCCCTCGCCGGTCTGGGGCCCGAGAAGCGGCGTATCGCGGAGCTCTGCAGACCGGGGGCACTGTCGGTGGCGGAGGTGGCCGGGCATCTGTCGCTGCCGGTCAGCGTCACGAAGGTCCTGGTGGCCGACCTCCTGGACAGCGGACACATCGTCACCCTCGCGCCGGTCCCGGCCGCTCTGCCGTCCGATGCCCGAATCCTGCAGGAGGTGCTCGATGGGCTCCGCGCCCGCCTCTGA
- a CDS encoding discoidin domain-containing protein, with protein MKRLSRRRRGPLAVVTLLLTALALVLGTAPGSSAESGWWVPAARPAPDSGINVTGEPFKGTGPDGKVRGFVDAHNHIMSNEAFGGRLICGRAFSEQGIADALKDCPEHYPDGSLAVFDFITKGGDGRHDPNGWPTFKDWPAHDSLTHQQNYYAWIERAWRGGQRVLVNDLVTNGVICSVYFFKDRGCDEMTSIRLQARKTYEMQAYIDRVYGGPGKGFFRIVTDSAQARQVIEQGKLAVVLGVETSEPFGCKQILDVPQCGRDDIDRGLDELHELGVRSMFLCHKFDNALCGVRFDSGTQGTAINVGQFLSTGTFWKTEKCAGPQHDNPIGLAAAPGAEKELPPGVKVPSYSADARCNTRGLTELGEYAVRGMMKRKMMLEIDHMSVKATGRVLDILEADAYPGVLSSHSWMDTDWTERVYRLGGFIAQYMHGSEHFSAEAERTDALREKYGVGYGYGSDMNGVGGWPGPRGADTPNPVRYPFRSADGGSVLDRQTTGQRTWDLNTDGAAHYGLVPDWLEDVRIVGGQGVVDDLFRGAESYLGTWGASERHRAGVNLAAGAPASASSSEWSLFTSYAPARAVDGNARTRWASHWNDDQWLRIDLGAPTLVKRVTLDWERAYGKSYRVEVSSDGTNWRPVWSTTAGDGGLDTARFDGTTARHVRIHGLERGTKWGYSLHEVGVYSD; from the coding sequence ATGAAACGGCTCTCGCGTCGCCGCCGTGGACCCCTCGCGGTGGTGACCCTGCTCCTCACCGCGCTGGCACTTGTCCTCGGCACGGCCCCCGGGTCCTCGGCCGAGTCCGGCTGGTGGGTGCCGGCCGCCCGGCCCGCGCCCGACTCCGGGATCAATGTCACGGGCGAGCCCTTCAAGGGCACCGGCCCGGACGGGAAGGTGCGCGGCTTCGTCGACGCGCACAACCACATCATGTCGAACGAGGCGTTCGGCGGACGGCTCATCTGCGGCAGGGCCTTCTCGGAACAGGGCATCGCCGACGCCCTCAAGGACTGCCCGGAGCACTACCCCGACGGCTCCCTCGCCGTCTTCGACTTCATCACCAAGGGCGGGGACGGCCGGCACGACCCGAACGGCTGGCCGACGTTCAAGGACTGGCCCGCCCACGACTCGCTCACGCACCAGCAGAACTACTACGCCTGGATCGAGCGGGCCTGGCGCGGCGGCCAGCGCGTCCTCGTCAACGACCTGGTGACCAACGGCGTGATCTGCTCGGTGTACTTCTTCAAGGACCGCGGCTGCGACGAGATGACCTCCATCCGCCTGCAGGCTCGGAAGACCTACGAGATGCAGGCGTACATCGACAGAGTCTACGGCGGACCCGGCAAGGGCTTCTTCCGGATCGTCACCGACTCCGCGCAGGCCCGGCAGGTCATCGAGCAGGGCAAACTGGCCGTGGTCCTCGGGGTGGAGACCTCCGAGCCGTTCGGCTGCAAACAGATCCTGGACGTCCCGCAGTGCGGCCGGGACGACATCGACCGCGGTCTCGACGAACTCCACGAGCTCGGCGTACGAAGCATGTTCCTCTGCCACAAGTTCGACAACGCGCTGTGCGGCGTCCGGTTCGACTCGGGCACGCAGGGCACCGCGATCAACGTCGGCCAGTTCCTGTCCACCGGCACGTTCTGGAAGACGGAGAAGTGCGCGGGCCCGCAGCACGACAACCCCATCGGCCTCGCCGCCGCGCCCGGTGCCGAGAAGGAGCTCCCGCCGGGGGTGAAGGTGCCGTCGTACTCCGCGGACGCGCGGTGCAACACCCGCGGACTCACCGAACTCGGCGAGTACGCCGTGCGCGGCATGATGAAGCGCAAGATGATGCTCGAGATCGACCACATGAGCGTCAAGGCCACGGGACGGGTGCTCGACATCCTCGAGGCCGACGCGTACCCGGGTGTGCTCTCCTCGCACAGCTGGATGGACACCGACTGGACCGAGCGCGTGTACCGGCTCGGCGGTTTCATCGCCCAGTACATGCACGGTTCCGAGCACTTCAGCGCGGAGGCCGAGCGCACGGACGCGCTCCGCGAGAAGTACGGCGTCGGATACGGCTACGGCAGCGACATGAACGGCGTCGGAGGCTGGCCGGGGCCGCGGGGTGCCGACACCCCCAACCCCGTGCGCTACCCCTTCCGCAGCGCCGACGGCGGCTCCGTGCTCGACCGGCAGACCACCGGCCAGCGCACCTGGGACCTCAACACCGACGGCGCGGCGCACTACGGCCTCGTCCCGGACTGGCTGGAGGACGTACGGATCGTCGGCGGCCAGGGCGTCGTGGACGACCTCTTCCGGGGTGCGGAGTCCTACCTCGGCACCTGGGGCGCGTCCGAGCGGCACAGGGCCGGGGTGAACCTCGCCGCCGGCGCACCGGCCTCGGCCAGTTCCTCGGAGTGGAGCCTGTTCACCAGTTACGCCCCCGCCAGGGCCGTCGACGGCAACGCGAGGACCCGCTGGGCGAGCCACTGGAACGACGACCAGTGGCTCCGGATCGACCTCGGCGCACCGACCCTGGTCAAACGGGTCACTCTCGACTGGGAACGCGCCTACGGGAAGTCCTACCGCGTCGAGGTGTCGTCGGACGGGACGAACTGGCGGCCGGTGTGGTCCACGACGGCAGGTGACGGCGGCCTGGACACCGCCCGGTTCGACGGGACGACGGCCCGCCATGTGCGCATCCACGGGCTGGAACGCGGTACCAAGTGGGGCTACTCCCTGCACGAGGTCGGCGTCTACAGCGACTGA
- a CDS encoding ribosome maturation factor RimM, whose product MWAYVPTSGHNRDDDLTGYRVEATDGDIGKVDKHSNEVGSQYVVVDTGVWIFGKEVLLPAGTITVVDHDERRIIVSRTKEEIKSAPEFDKDKHLGDPAYRDQLGGYYGSGH is encoded by the coding sequence ATGTGGGCCTACGTACCGACCAGCGGGCACAACCGCGACGACGACCTGACGGGTTATCGGGTGGAGGCGACCGACGGGGACATCGGCAAGGTCGACAAACACTCCAACGAGGTCGGCTCCCAGTACGTCGTCGTCGACACCGGGGTGTGGATCTTCGGCAAGGAAGTACTCCTGCCGGCAGGCACGATCACGGTCGTCGACCACGACGAGAGGCGGATCATCGTGTCCCGCACGAAGGAGGAGATCAAGTCCGCGCCGGAGTTCGACAAGGACAAGCATCTCGGCGACCCGGCCTACCGCGACCAGCTCGGCGGGTACTACGGCTCCGGCCACTGA